In the genome of Verrucomicrobia bacterium CG1_02_43_26, the window CGTAGTTCTCTGGCAATGGTACCAAACACACGTGTTCCCTTTGGGTTTTTATTATTATCAATAATAACAATGGCATTGTCATCGAAGCGCAAGTAGCTGCCATCTTCACGATGAATTGCATATTTTGTGCGTACGATAACTCCCTTGGCAACAGTGCCCTTTTTGACCGTCGCGTCTGGGGAAGCTTCTTTGATTGCAACAACCACGATATCCCCTACATTGGCTGTATCTTTTCTCTGACCGAGAATTCGTATAATCAAGGCCTTTTTAGCACCCGTATTATCCGCAACATTTACTACTGTTTCTGTCTGTAACATCTTTAAACCCTTCTCAATTATGCTTTATGCAAACATTGGTGCTTTTTCTAAAACTTTGGTGATACGAAAACGTTTTGTTTTGCTGAGCGGACGTGTCTCCATGATTTCTACTTTATCCCCTAGCCCACATTCGTTAGCCTCATCGTGTACGGTAACGGTTGTTTTACGTTTAATTTCTTTTTTATATTTTGGGTGTGGAATCTTGTATTCAATTACCACCTTAACCGTTTTATCACCCGATTTACCGGAAACGACCCCAATTAAAATTTTTCTTTTGTTTCTTGTGTTTTCAGCCATGGCCATCATTCGTTAATTGTTGCTTAAACGCTTACGTTTTCTTTCTCTCTCAATATGGTTTCCATGCGAGCGATATCTTTTCTAGTGTTCGCATACTTGCCTGGATTCTCTATCTTCATTGCCTGTTTCTTAAGTCGGAGGCCCAATAGTTGGCTCCTACACTCTTTGATTTTACTCTGAATTTCTTCCCTAGAAAGTTCTCTTATTTCTTTTGATTTCATGATTTTGACAAACTCCTCCTGCTATACAACATCGCGCGCTATGAAGCGGCATGAAAATGATAATTTTGAATCTCCCAAAGCTAGTGCTTGGCGCGCCATGCTCATAGGTATACCCCCGATTTCGTATAAAATAGTGCCGGGCTTAACAACTGCGACATAATGGTCTACAGGTCCCTTACCCTTACCCATACGTGTTTCAGCAGGTTTCTTTGTGACTGGCTTATGTGGGAATACTCGACACCAAACCTTACCTCTCCGCTTTAAATGTCTTGTAATCGCGACACGTACAGCTTCTAATTGATCTGAAGATACAAGCCCACGTTCGAGTGCTTGTATACCGTATTCACCAAAAGCCATATAATCACACCCCTTTGCAGAGCCGCGATTACGCCCTTTATGCGTTTTTCTATATTTTGTGCGTGCTGGTTGTCTCTTTGCCATTGCCTATAAAGTAGTTAATATTTTTTATGCTTCTTTTCTTTTACAAATCCAAACTTTGACACCTATCAAGCCGTAGATGGTGTGGGCTTCGGAGAACCCATAATCAATTTTTTCGCGAATTGTCTGAAGAGGTACCCGTCCCCAGTGTTGGCGTTCTGTGCGAGCAATTTCTGCTCCACCCAAACGTCCGGCACACTGAACTTTTATACCATCTACACCCAAACTGCTTGCTGTTTGAATCGCTTTTTTCATAGCACGACGAAATGATATTCTTCGCTCGAGCTGGAGAGCGATACTCTCGGCTACGATTTGCGCAACGATATCCGGTTTTTTCTCTTCTTGTATGTCTAGAATGATTTCCTGACCCGTAATTTTTTCGAGCTGTGACTTAAGCCCTTCGAGCTCTTGGCCACGACGCCCGATAACAACACCTGGTCGCGCGGTTACGATTGTTATACGAATTCGGCCAGAGGCTCTTTCGATAACGATCTTAGCTACGGAAGCATAACGAAGCTTTTTACTTAATGTTTTACGGATAAGGTCATCTTCATAAATCCACTGAGCACATTTACGTTTGTTCTTATCGTCATACCATTTGGATAGCCAGCCTTCTGACTTTTCTACTGGTAATCTAAAACAGATTGGATGTTCTTTTTGTCCCATATACTAAATTATCTTTCTTCTGTTAATACGACTTTGATGTGACTTGTGTGCTTTTTGTATGGGTGAGCAGAGCCTCTCGCACTTGGTCTAAAACGACCAAACGTGATAGCTTGATCCACATAAACACCTTGAATCCAAAGCTTGCTAGCGGATAAGTTGTTATTATTTTCAGCGTTTGCGATCGCACTTTTTAAAACCTTATGGATAAATCTGGCTCCTTTTACGGGTACTAGCGCTAAACGATCCAAAGCGTCGTTAGCATTAAGCCCTTTAAGTTGTCTTGCCAAATCCCTTAGCTTTAAAGCAGAAATGCGCTCGTATTTTGATATTGCTTGAACTTCCATAATAATTACTTCTTAGCGGTACCTCCGTGAGCAATAAACTTACGTGTTGGTGAAAACTCACCTAATTTGTGTCCAACCATGTTTTCTGTGACATAGACAGTAACAAAAGCTTTACCCGTATGAACTTCTATATTAAGCCCAACAAATTCTGGCGTGATCGTGCTACGACGTGACCAGGTTCTGATAGGTTTTTTATTTCCGCTTTTTTGAGCCTCAGCTATTTTATCCCACAGTGAGGGATCTACAAAAAATCCTTTTTTTAGAGAGCGTGCCATATTATTTATTACCTCTTAAATTTTTTACCTTTTCGGTTAACGATTATCATCTTATTTGTTGGCTTAGCCTTCCTACGAGTACGCTTACCACCCTTAGCCAATTGGTTCCATGGAGAACAAGGATGTCCACCACCGGAAGTACGGCCTTCACCACCACCCATTGGGTGGTCAACAGGGTTCATTGCAACACCACGTACACGAGGTCTTCTACCAAGCCATCTATTACGGCCAGCTTTACCCAATTTACGATTACGGTGTTCAGAGTTACCTGCTTTTCCAACAGTAGCTCGACAGTTCATACTAACATATCTTAGCTCACCGCTGGGCATTTTCAAAGTTGCTAAACCTTTAGTTTCATCCAAAGCAACGTATTGTGCAGCAGATCCTGCGCTACGAGCAATTTGTGCTCCACGACCGGGTTCAATTTCTACACAATGAACGAATGTTGACAGAGGAATCATTATTAAAGGCAATGAATAACCTGGCTTATATTCGTCTAACCAACGATCTGTGCTTACGATCTGGTTACCGATAATGATACCAGCTGGGGCCAAAATATAACGTTTTTCGCCATCAGGATAATTGATTAATGCAATATTTGCAGAGCGATTCGGGTCATACTCCAGCGAAACAACTGTTCCGTAAATGTCCTTTTTCTCGCGCTTGAAATCGATTTCACGGTATCTTCTTTTATGTCCCCCACCTCTGCGTCGAGAAGTGATACGTCCGTAATTATTTCTACCACTGTCTTTCTTTAAAATACTTGTCAGTGTTGAAACAGGATTATTCGGAGCCAAATCTTGTTTATTTGATTCGTAAAAACGTAACGAAGGTGTAATTGGTCTATGTTTCTTTGTTGCCATATTATTTTACTTACATTATTTCGATTTTGCTTCCTTCACAAAGCGTTACTATAGCCTTACGCGTATCTGGCTTACGTATTAGACCGCGCTTGGCGCGATTGCTTTTACGCTTACCCTTTTGATTCATGACATTAACGTCTTGAACTTTTACTTTAAACACAGCTTCTACAGCGTCAGCGATTTGCTTACGGTTTGCTCCTTTGAAGACTTCGAAGGTGTATTTATTGAGCTCGGAAGACAAAACGCTTGTTTTTTCAGTAACTCGAATTTCTTTTAAAATTGTATCTGGTGCTGCCATATTTTTATAAAAATTAATTATTTACGCGTGCGAGAATAAGATTAAAAGCTTCTTCGGTCATGATAATTTTTTTATAATTACCAAAATCCAATGCATTGATTGAGCGCGCATCCACCATAAAAACGTGTGGGATGTTACGTGCTGATAATGCAAACTTTTCGGTGAAATCAGTATCAACCAAGAGAACTGTACCTTCTGGTTTGATGTTATCCAACACAGCATTAAAGAGCTTAGTCTTAGGCTCCGCTACTTCAAAGGCTTCAATCAAGGAAATGCCGTGATCTGAAGAACGTTCAAAGATGGCTCTTTTAAGAGCAACCTTTTTTACTTTGACATTGATTTTTTGCGTATAGTCACGAGGTCTTGGGCCGTGCACAACACCACCGCCAACCCAAATAGGGCTTCTGCGGGAACCGTGACGGGCATTACCAGTACCCTTTTGACGCCAAGGCTTTTTGCCTGAGCCTCTTACTTCGTCTTTTGATTTCGCACACGCGCTCCCTTGACGGGCATTTGCTTGATATGCTAAAACGACTTGGCGCAATGCATCAAAACCATCTCTGCCCTCAAACGTAGGTACGTTAGCAATTTCTTTTTCGCCAGCCTGAGATCCGTCTTTTTTATAAAATTTGTATTTCATATCTATTTACTACTTAATTTTATTATATGCTTATTTTCTGCTCTTCTTAGTCTTACGGATTCTGACAGTGGATCCATTGTAACCAGGGATACTTCCCTTGATGACAATTAATCCTTGATCTTCAAAAATTTTGACGATCTGCATGTTCTGCGATGTACGAGAAACAGCACCCATGTGACCCGGCATTTTCTTTCCTTTAATAACGTGACCAGGTGTTTGGCAGTTACCATAAGAACCACCTCGTCTATGAGACATGGAACCGTGACTTGCAGGTCCTCCATCGAAGCCGTATCGTTTAACAACTCCTTGGAAGCCCTTACCCTTACTGACACCACTAATGTCAACTTTTTGACCAGCTTCGAAATTTGTAATCGCTAAAATCTCACCTGGATTAAATTGCTCCGCTTCATCGGTGCGAAATTCGTAGATTCCCTCAACAGGCTTTTCTACATTTGCTTTTTTGCAATGACCTTTTACAGCATTGCTCACGCGATGAGGCTTTTGCTCGCCGTAACCGGCTTGCACGGCGTTATAACCA includes:
- a CDS encoding 50S ribosomal protein L22 translates to MEVQAISKYERISALKLRDLARQLKGLNANDALDRLALVPVKGARFIHKVLKSAIANAENNNNLSASKLWIQGVYVDQAITFGRFRPSARGSAHPYKKHTSHIKVVLTEER
- a CDS encoding 50S ribosomal protein L29; its protein translation is MKSKEIRELSREEIQSKIKECRSQLLGLRLKKQAMKIENPGKYANTRKDIARMETILREKENVSV
- a CDS encoding 30S ribosomal protein S3, which gives rise to MGQKEHPICFRLPVEKSEGWLSKWYDDKNKRKCAQWIYEDDLIRKTLSKKLRYASVAKIVIERASGRIRITIVTARPGVVIGRRGQELEGLKSQLEKITGQEIILDIQEEKKPDIVAQIVAESIALQLERRISFRRAMKKAIQTASSLGVDGIKVQCAGRLGGAEIARTERQHWGRVPLQTIREKIDYGFSEAHTIYGLIGVKVWICKRKEA
- a CDS encoding 50S ribosomal protein L2; the protein is MATKKHRPITPSLRFYESNKQDLAPNNPVSTLTSILKKDSGRNNYGRITSRRRGGGHKRRYREIDFKREKKDIYGTVVSLEYDPNRSANIALINYPDGEKRYILAPAGIIIGNQIVSTDRWLDEYKPGYSLPLIMIPLSTFVHCVEIEPGRGAQIARSAGSAAQYVALDETKGLATLKMPSGELRYVSMNCRATVGKAGNSEHRNRKLGKAGRNRWLGRRPRVRGVAMNPVDHPMGGGEGRTSGGGHPCSPWNQLAKGGKRTRRKAKPTNKMIIVNRKGKKFKR
- a CDS encoding 50S ribosomal protein L16, with the protein product MAKRQPARTKYRKTHKGRNRGSAKGCDYMAFGEYGIQALERGLVSSDQLEAVRVAITRHLKRRGKVWCRVFPHKPVTKKPAETRMGKGKGPVDHYVAVVKPGTILYEIGGIPMSMARQALALGDSKLSFSCRFIARDVV
- a CDS encoding 30S ribosomal protein S17, encoding MAENTRNKRKILIGVVSGKSGDKTVKVVIEYKIPHPKYKKEIKRKTTVTVHDEANECGLGDKVEIMETRPLSKTKRFRITKVLEKAPMFA
- a CDS encoding 50S ribosomal protein L14; translated protein: MLQTETVVNVADNTGAKKALIIRILGQRKDTANVGDIVVVAIKEASPDATVKKGTVAKGVIVRTKYAIHREDGSYLRFDDNAIVIIDNNKNPKGTRVFGTIARELRYKGFMKIISLAPEVI
- a CDS encoding 50S ribosomal protein L4 → MKYKFYKKDGSQAGEKEIANVPTFEGRDGFDALRQVVLAYQANARQGSACAKSKDEVRGSGKKPWRQKGTGNARHGSRRSPIWVGGGVVHGPRPRDYTQKINVKVKKVALKRAIFERSSDHGISLIEAFEVAEPKTKLFNAVLDNIKPEGTVLLVDTDFTEKFALSARNIPHVFMVDARSINALDFGNYKKIIMTEEAFNLILARVNN
- a CDS encoding 30S ribosomal protein S19; the protein is MARSLKKGFFVDPSLWDKIAEAQKSGNKKPIRTWSRRSTITPEFVGLNIEVHTGKAFVTVYVTENMVGHKLGEFSPTRKFIAHGGTAKK
- a CDS encoding 50S ribosomal protein L3, with product MTTNNKEVHLIADKVGMTQMFDDNGRLIPVTVLKVQETKVLQIKTIKNDGYNAVQAGYGEQKPHRVSNAVKGHCKKANVEKPVEGIYEFRTDEAEQFNPGEILAITNFEAGQKVDISGVSKGKGFQGVVKRYGFDGGPASHGSMSHRRGGSYGNCQTPGHVIKGKKMPGHMGAVSRTSQNMQIVKIFEDQGLIVIKGSIPGYNGSTVRIRKTKKSRK
- a CDS encoding 50S ribosomal protein L23 — protein: MAAPDTILKEIRVTEKTSVLSSELNKYTFEVFKGANRKQIADAVEAVFKVKVQDVNVMNQKGKRKSNRAKRGLIRKPDTRKAIVTLCEGSKIEIM